TTCGACCTGGGCGGGACAGAGAGCATCAGGGACATTTGGAGGCACTACTTCTCCGAGTCCCATGGTGTCATTTTCGTGGTGGACTCCAGCGATGTCCAACGGATGCAGGAAACCAGGAAAGTCCTGGCCAAAGTCCTTGGGCACCCTCGTGTCGCTGGGAAGCCAGTTCTTCTGTGAGTACACACTGACTCGACCGCTGGGAACGCAGGCATACGCAGACCAATAGCTTGCCCTCTACTGGGCAAACATAATTACTGCACCGTCAGTTTAACCATGTGACTTGTAACGCCTGTTGTTTGAAAATGTCCATTCTTTTAcgaatttaaataacaaaaactaaattaaaatgggATACTGGATATTATTCCATGGCATGGACATGTGAAACAAATACCTTGTTTTTGAGAAGAGTGTCATGTGTCCCAATTTATGTTGATGCagtctatttaaaaaagaaagccaaCCTTATTTGCTTGTGATGaacataataaatacatgttCTCCattcccctctcttctctcagtCTGGCAAACAAACAGGATTTGAATGGGGCCCTGCGTGAGGTCGACATCATTGACCGCCTGTCGCTGGAAAAAACCGTTAACCTGAACAAATGCTACTGTAAAATCGTGAGTGTTCCTGGGGTTAGGCTGAGACAGATGGTTATGGGTTAAGACTGCAGCAGACAGTTGTGATGTAACAGCATCGTGTCTGACAGCAGTGGAAAGGCAGAGGTTCCCAAGCATTTTCATCTGAATGTCCTACCACCCTCTGTCTGAGGACACCAAGCTCAATTAAATGCCTGTTTACACCTGCACCCATGACAAGCTATTGGCATCATGCCAATGCATTATGAAGTATAATGATCAAAATACTACCAGCAAGACATCTCAAATTAgtcaattattaaaaatgaaactacaaACTAAATTTTAAGGGGTAATATGTTCTTATACATAAAATACGTGAGCCTCATGAGTGGAATAACCCTTCAGGTACCGTGCTCGGCTGTGAAAGAGATCGGGAAGAAAGCCATCAAGAGCGGGCTGGACTGGCTTTTGGAAACCGTGGCCAGAGATTACGATGTCATCAGTGAGCGTGTGCAGAAGGACacggaggagcagagggagaaggaggctgtggagaggagagagcgggcCGAGAGGGTGCGTCTGATTCGGGAGGAGAGGTGAGGGTCATTTTTTACTCAAGCTCCAAGCCCATTCACTTTCTGAATGAACACATATCTGCATTCTGATATTTGAATCACCTCAACTGCCCTGACCCACAGATCGAATCTGCTGATTTCCACTTTACACAGTATCAGAAACGGCCCAAATAAAGCTAACTTTATCTGAGAAAATAAGTAGCCCAATTACAATTAGAGTAGAAATCCATCATGCTCACAGATTGAGCCAAGGACCTACTTTTGCTCA
This window of the Anguilla anguilla isolate fAngAng1 chromosome 1, fAngAng1.pri, whole genome shotgun sequence genome carries:
- the LOC118225406 gene encoding ADP-ribosylation factor-like protein 13B isoform X2; this encodes MLGLDNAGKTATVRIIKGENPEYVLPTVGFSPVDLKKGQVDLSIFDLGGTESIRDIWRHYFSESHGVIFVVDSSDVQRMQETRKVLAKVLGHPRVAGKPVLLLANKQDLNGALREVDIIDRLSLEKTVNLNKCYCKIVPCSAVKEIGKKAIKSGLDWLLETVARDYDVISERVQKDTEEQREKEAVERRERAERVRLIREERENREREEAEQEGRTTETEDEGNMANLFKPTGDIISEMGDKQKTNKNSELQITKTDADSCLEKKWKFWQWKKNRVGPLSSVSAKTPRRLMSGFKLFRRNAVAPL
- the LOC118225406 gene encoding ADP-ribosylation factor-like protein 13B isoform X1; amino-acid sequence: MKVTLTMLGLDNAGKTATVRIIKGENPEYVLPTVGFSPVDLKKGQVDLSIFDLGGTESIRDIWRHYFSESHGVIFVVDSSDVQRMQETRKVLAKVLGHPRVAGKPVLLLANKQDLNGALREVDIIDRLSLEKTVNLNKCYCKIVPCSAVKEIGKKAIKSGLDWLLETVARDYDVISERVQKDTEEQREKEAVERRERAERVRLIREERENREREEAEQEGRTTETEDEGNMANLFKPTGDIISEMGDKQKTNKNSELQITKTDADSCLEKKWKFWQWKKNRVGPLSSVSAKTPRRLMSGFKLFRRNAVAPL